A stretch of DNA from Archangium lipolyticum:
GGCGGCCAGATCGTTCGCATGCGCGTCCGCGGTGACGGCGCGCCAGACGCGATCATCGGCGGCGAAGAGGTCGGGGTTCTTCATGATGTTCTCGCGCAGCAGGATGGTGCGGCCATAGCGGCGCGCGAAGAGCGCATCATTGGGGAGGATGGTCGCGGTGTTCGTGCCGCGCGCCTGTCCGAAGTCGGCGATGACATCGTAGATGCCGACCGGGATGTCCTCGCGGATCTGCTTGTGGTTCGCGTAGGGCAGCGCGTTCTCGATGGTCTGCAAGCCCCTCAGGGCCCGGCGCAGCTCGCGGGTCGCATCCTCGTTCACGAGGAGCAGGCTCACCCCGTGGAACGCCTTCACGCCGAAGAGCGCGTCGTCATACGTCTCGTAGGAGCCGATCTGCGCGTTGAGGCGCTGAAAGCGGCCCGTCACCCAGGACGCATCCCCGCTCTCGTAATCGTTCGAGAGCAGGTCGCGCGCGCGGTTGCGGAGGTAGCGCGCGAACTCCCCATCCCCCTTCTCCACCGAGTCCGCGGCGCTCATGAGCAGCTCGTACGCGCGTACGAAGTCGTCCGCGTACGCGACCGGGTAGGGCACGGCGTAGAGCGTCTTCGGGTCGGGCTTCTTCGCGAGCGACTTCAGGTACGGGATGAGCCGGGGGTGCAGCAGCGCGAGCGCCGGATGCTTCGCGAGCGCGGCGAGATCTCCTCCCAGACTGGCCTTCGTCGCACGGCGGACGACGGTCCGCTCGCCGAGGAGCTCGTCACGCGCCTCCGGGTGCTGGGCCAGGAACGCCTCGACCTCCTCTCGCGTGAGGTCGGAGGGGTAGACATTGCGCGTGGGCAGCTCGGCGGCCACGGGGAGGAAGGCCTCCCGCTTGTTCTCAAGTGTCGTCGCGATGGGGCCCTGGGAGAGCCGGTAGAGGGTGAGCAGGTCTCGCGTCCGCTTCGGCCCCCCGAGCTGCTGGTCCAGCCGGACGAGGCGCGCGTGCGCCTCCAGGGCCTCGGGGTGCCGCGACTGCTCGTAGATGCGCTGGAAGATCTGCCCGACCTCCAGGAGGGCCTTCACCGCGCGCTGCTCCTCGGGGGTGAGGCGCGAGAGGTCGGGCGCGAGGCGGATCGTCTCGGTCTTGGCGAGGAGCGCCTCGACGCGGGGCTCGGGCCAGTAACCAGCGGGAACCTGGGGCTTGGGTGCGGCGGAGGCGGTCGTGGTGAACGCCAGGAGGAGGACGAGCGGCAATCTCATGCCCGCCAGCTTATCGCGGGACCTCGGGGGGGCCCCAGGCGGACGTGGGGTCCTCTAATGCATCTCCGATGTGGCGCAGGACGCGCGCGGCGAGCTCCTCGTCGATGAGGCGCGCATCGAAGGTGCAGGAGAGGGTCATCCCCTTGCCGGCCACGAGCAAGTCCCCTTCGACCACGGGGACATCACGCACGGCGCCAGGGGCGAGGTAGAGGGCCACACGGGTGTAGGGCACCATGGCCAGCCAGGCCCGTTCGAGCCCCAGCGAGCCCACGTTGGAGACCGCAACGGAGCCAAAGGGGTCTCTCGGCATGCCCACCCAGGCGAGGTCCACGTTCAGCGTGAACCAGACGAAGGAGAGCAGGTCCAGGGCGGCGTTCATGAAGAGGCCAGGGATGCGGTAGGAGCGCCGCTTGCCGCGCTCGATGACGGCATCCCGGCGGTGGCGCACGGTCTGGACGCGCTCCTCCATGGCCGCGGCGAAGTCCTGGAGCGAGAGCGTGTCCGCGTCATGCACGGTGGCGGTGGTGAGGTCCACGCGGCCTTGGTGCTGCGGCTGCACCACGAGGACACAGACGCCCACGCGTTTGCGCAGCCACGGACGGTTCCAGCGAAGGATGACGTTGGCTTCCGGGTAGCGGCGCAGCGCATCCGCGGCGGCCTTGCCCACCAGGTGCGTCACCGTGAGGCGCTGACCCGAGCGGGCGCGGACCTCCTCCATGTACGCGAGCGCGCGCTCCATGCGCACGTCGATCGACGCGTAGGCACTCGGGTCCCTGGGAGCCTTGTAGTGCGCGGGGTGGAGGAAGGGTTTCACGGGCTCACGGGCCCTCTACCACGTCCACCTCCCGACGCGCGTCCCACGATATAGATGCGGCATGCGCACCCGCCTCGTGCTCTCCGCCCTCCTGGTCCTCGCCGCTGGCTCCGGCTGCCGCAAGAGCCAGGCGAAGCTTCTGACCGCTCCCGACTGCATCCTCGTCGAGGACGACTTCGGCCCCAACGGTACCGTGCCCATCACCGTCGACGTCGTCGCCGAGGGGCTCGAGGTCCCCTGGAGCATCGCCTGGCTCCCGGGGGGCGACGCCCTCGTCTCCGAGCGCCCCGGCCGCATCCGCCTGCTGCGCCAGGGCGTGCTCCAGCCCAACCCCGTTGCCACCGTGCGGATCGCCAGGAGCAGCGAGGGCGGCCTGCTCGGCATCGCCGCCCCTCCCGACTTCGCGAGCCACCGGCGCTTCTACCTCTACGTCACCCACGACGCGAACGGCGACACGCGCAACCGCGTGGAGCGCTGGACGCTCTCCGAGGACCATTCCACCGCCACCTTCGACCGCGTCATCCTCGGCGACATCCCCGCGAGCAAGTACCACGATGGCGGCCGCATCCGCTTCGGTCCCGACGGCATGCTCTACGTCGGTACGGGCGATGCGCGCGATCCGGACAACTCGCAGGCCATGGACACCCCTTCCGGCAAGCTGCTGCGCCTCACTCCCGAGGGCGAGGTGCCCGCCGACAACCCCTTCCCGGGCAAGGCGGCCTTCCTGCTCGGCGTCCGCAACGCCCAGGGCTTCGACTGGAAGGACCGGGACACCCTCTACTTCACCGACCACGGGCCCAGCGGCGACACGCTCCGCCGCGGACACGACGAGGTCAACGTGGTGCGCAAGGGCGACAACCTGGGCTGGCCCACCCTCTACAGCTGCGAGTCCGGCGAGGGGCTCGTCACCCCGTCCCTCACCTGGGACGACGCGGTGCCCCCGGGCGGTGCCGCCATCTATACCGGCGAGGCCATCCCCGAATGGAAGGGCTCGCTGCTCGTCGGCTCGCTCGGCGCCAGGCACCTGCACCGCGTGGTCTTCTCCCCCGACAACCCCCGGCACGTCACCCGGCACGAGGTGTACCTGCGCAACGAGTGGGGCCGCCTGAGGGAGACCATCATGGGTCCGGACGGCCACCTCTACGTCACCACCAGCAACTGCGACGGCCGGGGAGACTGCGGGCCACGCAAGGACGTCATCCTGCGCATCCGCCGGTGAAACGGAACGGGGCCACGCGCCTGGACGAAGGCACGCGGCCCCTCGGACTCACCAGCTCACCGAGTCCACATGCACCGTGCCGGACCAGGCGGCATCGGTGAAGAGCTCGACACCGAGTTGGTGCAACGGCCCCACCGCGTTCGCGGGCACCTGCACGGTGACGGTGTTCCACTCACCGGCCTTCAGCGCCGTGCCATCCGTCCACGAGCCCTTCCACGCCCAGCCCCCAGCCGCGCCCTGCTGCACATAGGGCTGCACGCCCGAGATGCGATGGCCCGCGGGGACCCACACCCGGAAGGACACCGTCTTGCCCGCGGTCGCCGCGGGGTTGGCGACGGAGACCGGGGACTTCCCGGCCGCGGTACCGCCCAGCGTCACCGCGAGCGAGCCGCGTCCCGCCCAGGCCCGCGCGGTGGACGGGGACACGCCCGTGACGACGGGGCCCGTGAAGGTCCATCCCTGCGTCCCCGACTCGAAGTTGTACGGCGCCGTGTCATTGCCGGGATTGCCGGGCGGGGGGGGCGGAGGCGGAGGTGGGGGGGTCGTGGTCGAGCCCGCGGGGATGGCCAGTCCACCCGCCTTCAGGAAGGCACCCGCGCGGCTCTTCAGATAGAGCTGGCCGTCCGTGTAGTAGTCGTTGGTGTGCGAGGCCTGCCGGCCCTCGCCCCGGCCGAAGAGCAGCGCGATGACACCACTGTTGGCGAACTTCTCGCGGTGCGCGGCGCCGTTGTCGCCGAAGAAGTACTCGGCGCGGTTGTCCTTGTAGCCCGCGTTCGACAGGTTCTTCGCCTCGTCCGCGTCCAGCGTGTTGTCCACGTTGGGGCTGTTAGAATTGCCCTCGGGCAGCTGCCACAACACCCAGCGCTTGCCCGAGGTCACGTTCCACAACCGCAGCCACTCGGCGTGCCGGTTGAAGCTCTTGGAATCGATGGATGCCGTGTCGCTCGGGTCCCACCAGCGGTCCTGCTTGAACTCAGGCCGCGCGAAGAAGTCCGCGTCCCGATCGAGCGGGTCGGTCACCAGCACGTCATAGGTCGCCCCCGTCACGTTGGGCCCCAGACCGAGCGGCTTGAGGAAGTTGTAGACCTTGTCCACCTCCGGCTGCAGCGGGTCCGTCACGGAGAAGTGCGCGATGTCCTTGTCACTCGCCCACCCCGACACGTGGATGCCCAGGATGACGTTGTTGGCGCCCACCGCCTTGCGCAGCTGGAGGAAGGCGAGCCCCCACCCGGCCACCGTGTCTGGCAGCCCGGACAGCTCCGCCACGCCCGAGGACGCCACCGCCGCGGGCTTGTTGGGGTCACTCCCCGTCTGCTTCTGAAGGAACCCGAAGCCGTCCGTCTCCATGAGCACGAGCACGGGCTTGTTGAACTCCTTCGCCCGCTGCATCAGCACCTTGAAGTCGTAGAAGTACTCCCCCATGGTGGTGGCGTTCTGCACCTTGGCGAGAAACTGGTCCTCGCCGCCGCCCGGCTCGGCGTTGACCTGGTAGTACTGGATGACCGGCAGGAAGCCCTGGGCGGCGGATTCATCCATGAACTGCTTGCCGAAGCTTCCATCCCTGGCGGACCAGCCCCAGTTGTCGACCCATCCCTTGGTGAAATAGCGGTAGCGCGCGTCCCAGGGCACTTTGCTGTCCTTCATCCAGGTCTGTCCGTTGTTCTCGAACAGGCCCACCATGAGGCGCGCCGGAAGTCCCGTGGGAATGGAGCCCGAGGGCTGAATCGCCAGGCGCGCCTCCTGGGTGTCCAGCGTCGAAGGGGAATCCGAGGAAGCCTCTCCGGGCGTCTCGGGGCCACAAGCCGCGACCGCCAGGAAGGCAAGGGATAGGAGGATGTGTTTCATGGCCCCCCGAACCGGTTTGGGATTCCAAGCCCATCCCGCCCGCATGCCCTCGCTCCAGGCACCCGGCCAGGGGCTCGCCCGCGACCCGGTGCCCGGGAATGACGGTGGAAGTGCGGACAACCCGTGCATGAAGCCCGCGTATCTGCGAGTCTTGGCCCCGCGTGCACCTCGAGATGCCCCTCATCATCGGCCTGATGGTGGCCGCCAGCTCGCTCGCCATCGCCGCCAAGCGCGTCCGCATTCCGTACAACGTCGCGCTGGTGGTCGGTGGCCTGCTCATCTCCGTGGGGGGCATCCTCCCCGGCGTCCCCCCGCTCAACCCCGAGGTCGTCTTCCTCGTCTGCCTGCCGCTGCTCCTCTTCGAGGGTGGCATCACCGCGGACGTGGCCAACGTGCGCGCCAACCTCCTGCCCATCGCCACCCTGGCCACCCTGGGCATGGTGCTGGCCATCGCCGCCACCGGCACGGCGCTCCACTTCGCCCTGGAGCTCGCCTGGGGGCCCGCGCTGCTGCTCGGCGCCATGCTCGCCGTCACCGACACCGTCTCCATCCTCTACGCCTTCCGCCGCGCCCCCGTCCCCCGGCGCCTCTCCGGCATCATGCAGGGCGAGAGTCTCTTCAACGACGGCACCGCGCTCGTGGCCTACGCGGCCATCGCCAGCATCGTGGCGGGAGGCCAGTCCTCCTTCTCCCTTCCCCTGCTCGGCGCCAAGGTGCTGGGCGCCACCGCGGGCGGCCTCGTCATCGGCCTGGCCCTGGGGCTCGTGGCCGGCTTCGTCATCCGCCACACCGAGGATCCGCTCGCCGAAATCATGGTGACCACGGCGCTGGCCTTCGCCGCCTTCGTCATCGGCGAGCAGCTCCACCTGTCGGGCGCCATCGCCGCGGTGACGGCCGGGTTGAGCACCGGCATCAACCTGCGGCGCCACGTGTCCCCGCAGAGCCAGGTGGCCATCCACACCTTCTGGGAGTACGCCGCCTTCGGGGTGAACACCTTCCTCTTCCTCTCGGTGGGACTCACCACGCGGCCCGAGGCGCTGGTGGGCTACATGCCCCAGACGGTGCTCGCGGTGGCCTGTGTCTTCGCCGGGCGCGCGGTGGCCATCTACCTGCCCTTCCTGCTGCTGCGCCTGGTGCGCCCCTCCGAGGCCGTGCCCCTGCGCTGGCAGCACGTCTTCATCCTCGGCAACATCAAGGGCGCGCTCTCCATCGGTCTGGCCCTGGGTCTTCCGGAGGCCACGCCCTCGCGCGAGCTGCTGGTGGCCATCGCCTTCGGCGTCACCTTCGTGTCCCTCGTCATCCAGGGGCTCGCGCTCACCGGCATCCTCAAGCGGCTGGGCCTGTTCCACGAGGACCCCGTGGCCTACGCGGTGGCCGAGCAGCAGGCGCGGCTCATCTCCAGCCGAGCCGCGCGCCAGGAGCTGGAGGTGCTGCACGATCAGGGGCTCATCCCCCGCGCGGCCTACGAGCACCTGCGCAGCGACTACCAGGTGGGCATCGCCGGCGCCGAGCGGGAGCTGCGCCGGCTCAGCGAGCAGCACCTGGCGCAGGGAGCGCGCATCGTCCTGGTGACGCGCCGCCGCCTCATCGACGCGGAGCGCACCGCGCTGCTGTCGGCCCGGCGCGCCGGCCTCATCCCCGAGGCCACCGCCGAGGCGCAGCTGGCCAGGCTGGACGAGCGCACGCTGGAGCTGGAGCACGTGTTGTCGGGTGCCCCCGAGGGTGAGGCGGGCAGCGGGAGGAAGGCGTCATGAGGATCGTCATCGCGGGTGGTGGACGGGTCGGTGGAGCGCTGGCGGCACGGCTGGTGGCGGAGCGCCATCAGGTGACGGTGGTGGAGCGGGACGCGACCGCCTGCAACCGGCTCTTCGAGGACATCGGCGTGGTGACGGTGTGTGGGGACGCGACGGATCCGCAGGTGTTGGAGTCGGCGGGCATCTCCGGCGCGGACATCGCGGCCGGGGTGCTGGCGCGCGACGCGGAGAACCTGGCCTTCGCCACGCTGGTGCGCTCCATGAGCGGCGCCCGCGTCATGGTGCGCATGCTGGACAGCCGCTACCGCGAGGCCTACCGGCTCGCCGGAGTGAGCGAGCTGGTGGAGGAGGCCGAGGTGGTGGTGGCGAAGATGACCACGGCCATCGACTTCCCCCAGGTGGCGGGCTCGCTGCCGCTGGCGGCCGGGGACGCCATCCTCTTCGAGCTGGAGGTGAGCCCCAAGGCGCTGGTGTCCGGCCGGACGGTGGCGCAGGTGCGCGCCCTGCCCAACTTCCCCCGCGAGTGCGTCTTCATCGGCCTGTTGGACCCGGAGGGCCGCATCACCCTGCCGGACGGCAATACGGTGCTGCGCGCCGAACACACCATCATCCTCGTGGCCCGCCGCGCCGAGCTGGCCCGGGCCGTGGAGTGCCTCACCGCCGAGCTCCAGGGCCACGCCGACACACCCCTGGCCGAGATGTTGCGCAAGGTGGACTTCCTCACGCCGCTGAGTGACGAGGAGCTGTCCACCGTGGCCCGCGGCGCCGAGTACCTGCGCAAGGCGGCCGGCGAGGCCATCTTCAACAAGGGCGAGGCGGGAGAGACCTTCTACGTCGTCGTCTCCGGGGAGGTGAACCTGCTGGCCGAGGGCGGGCGCGTGGTGGAGACGGTGAAGCCCGGGGGCTTCTTCGGCGAGATTGCCCTCCTCACGGGCGAGCCCCGCTCCACCAGCGCCCAGGCCGCCACGCTGTGCGAGCTGGCCAGCGTGGGCCGCGACGACTTCCGCGGGGTGGTCATGGCCAACCCCGCCATGGCCCTGGAGATGAGCCGCATCCTCGGCCAGCGCCTGGCGAAGATGGCCCAGCAGGACCGGACGCCCCAGAAACGCAAGGGCCTGTTCGGGCGCTGAGGGGGAGGAGCGGCCCTGATCCCACGAGCCGGGATGGCTTGTTCCCCGAGGAAGCCGTGGACTACGCTCCTCCGAGGAGGGGAAGTGCCCATCCATCGTGAGCACACCACACAGGTGAGCGGACTCCAAGCCAGGAGGTCATCCCTGTAGGAGGGCCCTGCCCCCCTTCCAGCGACCACCATGAAGCTGCTCCTCGTTGGTCCAGCCGATGACTCCATCCGCCCGCTCCTCCACGAATGGGGCCATGAGGTGGTCCACGCTCCACATGCCGAGCAGGCCGAGCCATGGCTTCGCGGGGTGGAGGGCGTGCTGGTGTGCGGGCGTGAAGTCGCCGAGGAGATGGCCCGGCGGCCCATCCCCCCGGACGTGCGGCCCAGGCCCTTCCTCCTCGCGCTCCTCCCGGCCTCGCCCGAGCCGGTGCCCCTGGAGGCCCTGCTGGCCGCCGCGGTGGATGACTACATGATCGCCCCCTTCGATCCGGCGCGGATGCGGACCCGGCTCGAGTGGCTCGGCCGGCGCAGGAAGGCCGGGATGCAGGCCACCCAGAAGGGCCCGCCCTCGCGCGGCGAGTTGGAGCGGCTCACCGCCATCATCCAGACCCAGAACGACGTCGCGCTGGCGGGGCTCGAGCTGGATAAGGTGATGAGTCTCATCGCGGAGCGCGCCCTGGAGCTGAGCGGCGCGGCGGGAGCCTCGGTGGCGCTGGTCGAGGGCGACGAGCTGGTCTACCGCGTGACCCTCGGGAGCCAGGCCCACCACCGCGGCTTCCGGCTCAAGCTCGCCAACAGCCTCTCGGGCATGAGCATCCTGCGCGGCGAGGTGCTCCACTCCCGCGACACCGAGAGCGACCCCCGGGTGAACGTGAACGCCACCCGGCAGATCAACGCCCGCTCGATGATCGTCGTCCCGCTGCAGCGCGGTGGCACCGGCATGGGCGCGCTCAACGTCATCTACAGCGAGCCCAACGCCTACGACGACCTGGACGTGCGCACGCTGGAGCTGATGGGCCAGCTGCTCGGCGCGGCGATGATCAACGCCTCCGAGTTCGAGGCCAAGGGCACCCTGGTGGCCGAGTTCGCCGACACCCTGGCGGCGCTCCAGCAGAGCCAGGAGCTGTTCTACTCGTTCATGAACCAGAGCCCGCTGATCGCCTTCATGAAGGACGATTCGGGCCGGCGCACGTGGGTGAACGAGGCCTACGCCCGGTTCTTCCGGCGCTCGGCGGAGGCGATGGTGGGGCTGACGGATGCCGAGCTGTTCACCTCCTCGCAGGCCGAGCGGATGCACCAGGAGGACCAGAGCGTGCTCACCACCGGGCAGCGCTTCTGCGCCGAGCAGCTGGTCCTCTCGCCCGAGGGGACGGAGCACTACTGGCTCATCCACAAGTTCGCCCTGCGCGATGCGTTCGGCCGGCACCTGATCGGGGGCGTGGCCGTGGACATCACCGCGCGAAAGAACGCCGAGGAGGCCCTGCGCCGCTCCGAGGAGAGCTCCCGCACCCTCATCGAGGGGCTACCCGAGGCCATCTTCGTGCACCACGACGGCCGCCTGCTCTACATCAACCCGGCGGGGCTCACCTTCCTGGGCCATGGCTCGGCGGAGGGGCTCGATGGCGCCTCGCTGCTCGAGCTCATCCACCCGGATGACCGGGAGGTCGCCGCCAGCGTGCTCAAGGGCGAGGACAACTCCATCCGCGAGGTGCGCTTCCTGCGCGCGGGCGGCCAGCCGGTGGAGGCGGAGCTGAGCGCCATGCGGCTGCTCTTCGACGGCGAGCCGGCCACGGTGGTGAGCGCGCGGGACGTCACCGAGCGCAAGCAGATGCAGTCACGCCTGCTGCTCGCCGACCGGCTGGCGAGCGTGGGCACGCTGGCGGCCGGCATCGCGCACGAAATCAACAATCCGCTCGCCTTCGTCCTCTCCAACCTGGGCTTCCTGGAGCAGGAGTGCCAGCGGCTCATGGGCGAGCTGCCGGCCGAGCCGCTGCGGGAGATGCAGGAGGTGCTGAGCGAGACGCACCAGGGCGCCGAGCGGATGCGGCACATCATGCGCGATCTGCGGACGCTCTCGCGCGACGATGGCGAGCAGCTGTCCGCGGTGGACGTGCGCGAGGTGCTCGAGTCGAGCCTGCGCCTGGTGCGCAACGAGCTGCGCGGGCGCGCCCAGTTGGTGAAGGACTTCGAGCCGGTGCCGTTGGTGTGGGCGAGTGAGATCCGCCTGGGGCAGGTGTTCCTCAACCTGCTCATCAACGCCGCCCAGGCCCTGCCCGCCAATCAGCCCGAGCGCAACGAGGTGCGGGTGCGGGTGCGGGCCATCGGCACGCGCGTCGTCATCGAGGTGACGGACACCGGCAGTGGCATCGCTCCCGAGGTGCGCGACCGCATCTTCGACCCCTTCTTCACCACCAAGCCGGTGGGCACGGGGACGGGGCTCGGTCTGTCCATCTGCCACGGCATCGTGTCGGGGCTGGGGGGAGAGATCACCGTGGAGAGCGAGCTGGGAAAGGGCACCACCTTCCGCATCACCCTGCCCGCCGCCCCGGCCTCGGCGAAGCAGCTCGGCGGCAAGTCCTGAGGCGCTCACGCCTCTCCGGTCTCGTTGGCGAGGACCTCGGCGGGGTCCGGCTTGGGCCCGGCCGCGGCGGGGCCCGCGTGCTCCTTCCTGAGCAGCGCCC
This window harbors:
- a CDS encoding NUDIX hydrolase is translated as MRLPLVLLLAFTTTASAAPKPQVPAGYWPEPRVEALLAKTETIRLAPDLSRLTPEEQRAVKALLEVGQIFQRIYEQSRHPEALEAHARLVRLDQQLGGPKRTRDLLTLYRLSQGPIATTLENKREAFLPVAAELPTRNVYPSDLTREEVEAFLAQHPEARDELLGERTVVRRATKASLGGDLAALAKHPALALLHPRLIPYLKSLAKKPDPKTLYAVPYPVAYADDFVRAYELLMSAADSVEKGDGEFARYLRNRARDLLSNDYESGDASWVTGRFQRLNAQIGSYETYDDALFGVKAFHGVSLLLVNEDATRELRRALRGLQTIENALPYANHKQIREDIPVGIYDVIADFGQARGTNTATILPNDALFARRYGRTILLRENIMKNPDLFAADDRVWRAVTADAHANDLAAEGNFQRTLWHEIGHYLGVDRDARGRLLDVALEDYADALEEMKADLVSLFALHAMNKDGTVSDATLRAVRASGIRRTLQNAKPRRDQPYQTMQLIQFNWFLEHGLLEADPKTARLTVRYERYLDVVTSLLKEVLAVQHAGDKAAAARFFERWGTWKPELHEVLAARVREAQGARFRIVHYSALGE
- a CDS encoding 2-oxo acid dehydrogenase subunit E2; this encodes MKPFLHPAHYKAPRDPSAYASIDVRMERALAYMEEVRARSGQRLTVTHLVGKAAADALRRYPEANVILRWNRPWLRKRVGVCVLVVQPQHQGRVDLTTATVHDADTLSLQDFAAAMEERVQTVRHRRDAVIERGKRRSYRIPGLFMNAALDLLSFVWFTLNVDLAWVGMPRDPFGSVAVSNVGSLGLERAWLAMVPYTRVALYLAPGAVRDVPVVEGDLLVAGKGMTLSCTFDARLIDEELAARVLRHIGDALEDPTSAWGPPEVPR
- a CDS encoding PQQ-dependent sugar dehydrogenase; amino-acid sequence: MRTRLVLSALLVLAAGSGCRKSQAKLLTAPDCILVEDDFGPNGTVPITVDVVAEGLEVPWSIAWLPGGDALVSERPGRIRLLRQGVLQPNPVATVRIARSSEGGLLGIAAPPDFASHRRFYLYVTHDANGDTRNRVERWTLSEDHSTATFDRVILGDIPASKYHDGGRIRFGPDGMLYVGTGDARDPDNSQAMDTPSGKLLRLTPEGEVPADNPFPGKAAFLLGVRNAQGFDWKDRDTLYFTDHGPSGDTLRRGHDEVNVVRKGDNLGWPTLYSCESGEGLVTPSLTWDDAVPPGGAAIYTGEAIPEWKGSLLVGSLGARHLHRVVFSPDNPRHVTRHEVYLRNEWGRLRETIMGPDGHLYVTTSNCDGRGDCGPRKDVILRIRR
- a CDS encoding cation:proton antiporter, yielding MHLEMPLIIGLMVAASSLAIAAKRVRIPYNVALVVGGLLISVGGILPGVPPLNPEVVFLVCLPLLLFEGGITADVANVRANLLPIATLATLGMVLAIAATGTALHFALELAWGPALLLGAMLAVTDTVSILYAFRRAPVPRRLSGIMQGESLFNDGTALVAYAAIASIVAGGQSSFSLPLLGAKVLGATAGGLVIGLALGLVAGFVIRHTEDPLAEIMVTTALAFAAFVIGEQLHLSGAIAAVTAGLSTGINLRRHVSPQSQVAIHTFWEYAAFGVNTFLFLSVGLTTRPEALVGYMPQTVLAVACVFAGRAVAIYLPFLLLRLVRPSEAVPLRWQHVFILGNIKGALSIGLALGLPEATPSRELLVAIAFGVTFVSLVIQGLALTGILKRLGLFHEDPVAYAVAEQQARLISSRAARQELEVLHDQGLIPRAAYEHLRSDYQVGIAGAERELRRLSEQHLAQGARIVLVTRRRLIDAERTALLSARRAGLIPEATAEAQLARLDERTLELEHVLSGAPEGEAGSGRKAS
- a CDS encoding NAD-binding protein — encoded protein: MRIVIAGGGRVGGALAARLVAERHQVTVVERDATACNRLFEDIGVVTVCGDATDPQVLESAGISGADIAAGVLARDAENLAFATLVRSMSGARVMVRMLDSRYREAYRLAGVSELVEEAEVVVAKMTTAIDFPQVAGSLPLAAGDAILFELEVSPKALVSGRTVAQVRALPNFPRECVFIGLLDPEGRITLPDGNTVLRAEHTIILVARRAELARAVECLTAELQGHADTPLAEMLRKVDFLTPLSDEELSTVARGAEYLRKAAGEAIFNKGEAGETFYVVVSGEVNLLAEGGRVVETVKPGGFFGEIALLTGEPRSTSAQAATLCELASVGRDDFRGVVMANPAMALEMSRILGQRLAKMAQQDRTPQKRKGLFGR
- a CDS encoding ATP-binding protein encodes the protein MKLLLVGPADDSIRPLLHEWGHEVVHAPHAEQAEPWLRGVEGVLVCGREVAEEMARRPIPPDVRPRPFLLALLPASPEPVPLEALLAAAVDDYMIAPFDPARMRTRLEWLGRRRKAGMQATQKGPPSRGELERLTAIIQTQNDVALAGLELDKVMSLIAERALELSGAAGASVALVEGDELVYRVTLGSQAHHRGFRLKLANSLSGMSILRGEVLHSRDTESDPRVNVNATRQINARSMIVVPLQRGGTGMGALNVIYSEPNAYDDLDVRTLELMGQLLGAAMINASEFEAKGTLVAEFADTLAALQQSQELFYSFMNQSPLIAFMKDDSGRRTWVNEAYARFFRRSAEAMVGLTDAELFTSSQAERMHQEDQSVLTTGQRFCAEQLVLSPEGTEHYWLIHKFALRDAFGRHLIGGVAVDITARKNAEEALRRSEESSRTLIEGLPEAIFVHHDGRLLYINPAGLTFLGHGSAEGLDGASLLELIHPDDREVAASVLKGEDNSIREVRFLRAGGQPVEAELSAMRLLFDGEPATVVSARDVTERKQMQSRLLLADRLASVGTLAAGIAHEINNPLAFVLSNLGFLEQECQRLMGELPAEPLREMQEVLSETHQGAERMRHIMRDLRTLSRDDGEQLSAVDVREVLESSLRLVRNELRGRAQLVKDFEPVPLVWASEIRLGQVFLNLLINAAQALPANQPERNEVRVRVRAIGTRVVIEVTDTGSGIAPEVRDRIFDPFFTTKPVGTGTGLGLSICHGIVSGLGGEITVESELGKGTTFRITLPAAPASAKQLGGKS